One segment of Paenibacillus sp. FSL R7-0337 DNA contains the following:
- a CDS encoding amidohydrolase, which yields MTSTAAESAAQAVHSLAFNERLVEIRRHLHRHPELSGEEVETTAYITSLLNQAGVKITDYGLKTGVIAEVGGQHGGPVIALRADIDALPIQEETGLTYASEVHGRMHACGHDFHTAALLGAVYQLKAQESSLKGTVRLLFQPAEEKAKGAQQIIAAGGLDQVRAVIGMHNKPDLPVGTIGIKAGPLMAAADGFAVRIRGFGSHAAVPEAGIDPIVAASHIVTALQSIVSRNVGSLDSAVISVTQIHSGNSWNIIPDTAVLEGTIRSFDEAVRGRVLKRFEEVVRGVAAALGAEASVRWIGGPPPVINDALLARLGEETAANLGYTAVQPVPSPAGEDFAFYQQAVPGLFVFTGTAGSREWHHPAFELDEAALPVGAGFFSDLAVRVLEHLAAERGADHSGAF from the coding sequence ATGACCAGTACAGCCGCAGAATCCGCTGCCCAGGCAGTGCATTCACTGGCGTTCAATGAGCGTCTGGTTGAGATCAGGCGTCATCTGCACCGGCACCCGGAGCTGTCCGGGGAAGAGGTTGAGACTACTGCATACATCACATCGCTGCTGAATCAGGCGGGGGTGAAGATTACAGACTACGGGCTGAAGACCGGGGTCATTGCCGAGGTCGGCGGCCAGCACGGCGGTCCGGTAATTGCTCTGAGGGCAGACATCGATGCCCTGCCGATCCAGGAAGAGACGGGGCTGACGTATGCTTCGGAGGTTCACGGCAGGATGCATGCCTGCGGGCATGACTTCCACACGGCAGCGCTGCTTGGAGCTGTGTATCAGCTCAAGGCGCAGGAGAGCAGCCTGAAGGGAACGGTGCGCTTGTTGTTCCAGCCCGCCGAGGAGAAGGCGAAGGGAGCGCAGCAGATCATCGCAGCCGGAGGGCTGGATCAGGTCCGTGCCGTGATCGGCATGCATAATAAGCCGGATCTACCTGTGGGCACCATTGGCATCAAGGCCGGCCCGCTGATGGCGGCCGCAGACGGCTTCGCGGTCCGTATCCGGGGCTTCGGCTCCCATGCGGCCGTGCCGGAGGCCGGGATCGATCCTATTGTAGCCGCCTCGCATATTGTAACGGCGCTGCAGTCCATCGTCAGCCGGAATGTGGGCAGCCTGGATAGCGCAGTAATCAGCGTTACGCAGATCCACAGCGGCAATTCGTGGAACATCATCCCGGACACGGCAGTGCTGGAGGGGACGATCCGTTCCTTCGATGAAGCGGTGCGCGGCAGGGTGCTGAAGCGGTTCGAGGAGGTGGTTAGAGGTGTGGCTGCTGCACTTGGAGCTGAAGCCAGCGTGCGCTGGATCGGCGGGCCGCCGCCGGTCATCAACGATGCGCTGCTTGCCCGGCTTGGCGAAGAGACGGCAGCGAATCTGGGCTATACCGCCGTGCAGCCGGTGCCGTCTCCGGCCGGGGAGGACTTCGCCTTCTATCAGCAGGCGGTTCCCGGATTGTTCGTCTTCACCGGCACAGCCGGCAGCCGGGAATGGCATCATCCCGCCTTCGAACTGGATGAAGCGGCGCTGCCGGTAGGCGCAGGGTTCTTCAGCGATCTGGCGGTCCGTGTGCTTGAACATCTGGCGGCGGAGAGGGGTGCAGATCATAGCGGAGCATTCTGA
- a CDS encoding LysR family transcriptional regulator, with amino-acid sequence MNIENIEAFVYINHYGSFNKAAEVLYISQPTVTARIQSLERELDCKVFDRLGKQINLTDKGRQFLPYAQQILQVYQNGRHQIQSKGQIPGELRIGSTVSVSNYLMPHLLLHLKQRYPHIRMKLTTAPTEVLIEKLKAKEIDLAFIRKVVNPAIQSFPFCEDPISLYVYAGHPLARKGRASIREISEQTLVFFECGSLDWMRLHRVFESMERPPGIVYQVDNLETAKKLVLKQAGICFLPALSVQEEVEAGTLVRVDITETEGISLRTSLISLNGENAEFLNTLLELGTGTLSKLN; translated from the coding sequence TTGAATATCGAGAACATTGAGGCTTTTGTCTACATTAACCACTATGGAAGCTTCAATAAAGCGGCAGAGGTGCTCTATATCTCACAGCCGACAGTGACTGCCCGTATCCAGTCGCTGGAACGGGAACTGGACTGCAAGGTATTCGACCGGCTGGGCAAGCAGATTAACCTGACGGATAAAGGCCGCCAGTTCCTCCCCTATGCGCAGCAAATTCTGCAGGTCTATCAGAACGGCAGGCATCAGATCCAATCCAAAGGCCAAATCCCCGGCGAGCTGAGAATCGGCAGTACGGTATCCGTCTCCAATTATCTGATGCCCCATCTCCTGCTCCATTTGAAGCAGCGGTATCCGCACATCCGAATGAAGCTGACTACCGCTCCCACCGAAGTGTTGATTGAGAAGCTGAAGGCGAAGGAGATCGATCTCGCTTTTATCCGCAAGGTTGTGAATCCGGCCATCCAGTCCTTTCCTTTCTGTGAAGACCCCATCTCGTTGTATGTGTACGCCGGTCATCCGCTGGCCCGCAAGGGCCGTGCTTCGATCCGGGAGATCTCTGAGCAGACCCTCGTATTCTTCGAATGCGGCTCGCTGGACTGGATGCGTCTGCATCGGGTATTCGAGAGTATGGAGCGTCCGCCGGGCATTGTCTATCAGGTGGATAACCTGGAGACTGCCAAGAAGCTGGTGCTGAAGCAAGCAGGAATCTGCTTCCTTCCAGCCTTGAGTGTGCAGGAGGAAGTAGAGGCGGGGACGCTGGTAAGGGTGGATATCACGGAAACCGAAGGCATCTCCCTGCGGACTAGTCTGATCTCGCTGAACGGAGAGAACGCGGAATTCCTGAACACCCTGCTGGAGCTGGGGACGGGGACGCTGAGTAAGCTGAATTGA
- a CDS encoding LLM class flavin-dependent oxidoreductase: MAITISVLDQSPIYPGETPEEAFAHTISLAQLSERLGFRRFWVSEHHDSEQVAGSSPEVLISHLLAKTERIRIGSGGIMLQHYSPYKVAENFNVLASLAPGRVDLGVGRAPGGLPRSTQALQQGGGEAASLTDKIVELEKYVHNRLEAKHPLHGLKAGPLPGIPPELHVLGASVASAEIAASLGLPYVFSLFIGGDQAVALEAVRAYRSGFNSSGGQEPQVIIALAVIVADTEEEAVELAGAHKLIRIRFASGKTLTLASREQAEEFTRQSEEAYTLEEREPEITKGTKETVREQLLVLAEASGVEEFIVTTNIQPFGKRQRSFELLSEALAGAIAGASL; the protein is encoded by the coding sequence ATGGCAATTACAATCAGCGTACTCGACCAAAGCCCGATTTATCCGGGGGAGACACCGGAAGAGGCTTTTGCGCATACGATCAGCCTGGCACAGCTATCGGAACGCCTCGGCTTCCGCCGCTTCTGGGTATCCGAGCATCATGATTCCGAGCAGGTAGCCGGATCTTCTCCTGAAGTGCTGATCTCGCACCTGCTGGCCAAAACGGAGCGTATCCGCATCGGCTCCGGCGGGATTATGCTTCAGCACTACAGCCCCTACAAGGTGGCTGAGAATTTCAACGTGCTGGCTTCGTTGGCCCCGGGACGGGTGGACTTAGGTGTAGGACGCGCTCCCGGCGGCCTGCCGCGTAGCACGCAGGCATTGCAGCAGGGCGGCGGAGAAGCTGCTTCGTTAACGGACAAGATTGTGGAGCTGGAAAAGTATGTGCATAACCGGCTGGAGGCGAAGCATCCTCTGCACGGGCTGAAGGCAGGCCCGCTCCCCGGCATCCCGCCGGAGCTGCATGTGCTTGGCGCCAGTGTCGCGAGCGCCGAGATCGCAGCCAGCCTGGGCCTGCCGTATGTGTTCTCATTATTCATCGGCGGCGATCAGGCTGTTGCTCTAGAGGCGGTGCGGGCTTACCGCAGCGGCTTCAATAGCAGCGGAGGGCAGGAGCCGCAGGTGATTATTGCGCTGGCTGTCATCGTGGCCGATACGGAAGAGGAGGCCGTAGAATTGGCCGGAGCGCATAAGCTGATCCGCATCCGCTTCGCCAGCGGCAAGACCCTGACTCTGGCCAGCCGGGAGCAGGCCGAGGAGTTCACCCGCCAGAGTGAGGAAGCGTACACGCTGGAGGAGCGGGAGCCTGAGATTACCAAAGGGACGAAGGAGACCGTACGTGAGCAGTTGCTGGTGTTAGCTGAAGCTTCCGGTGTAGAAGAGTTCATCGTCACTACGAATATACAGCCCTTCGGCAAGCGGCAGCGTTCCTTCGAGCTGCTGAGTGAGGCGCTGGCCGGGGCTATTGCAGGGGCTTCATTATGA
- a CDS encoding amino acid ABC transporter ATP-binding protein has protein sequence MIKLSQLSKSFGRHQVLNHIDLEVSKGEVVVILGPSGSGKTTLLRCVNVLEKPSSGEISIGDFKLDFRHARKKDIHQLRQKTAMVFQQYNLFRHKTALENVMEGLLIVKKLPKEAAREKSIALLEKVGLGAKLDAYPSQLSGGQQQRVGIARALALEPEVILFDEPTSALDPELVGEVLAVIRKIAKEGITMIVVTHEMGFAHDVANHVVFMDGGVIVEEGTPTEVFNHPREERTKQFLKRITPELNYSI, from the coding sequence ATGATTAAGCTATCGCAGCTATCGAAGTCGTTCGGGCGCCATCAGGTGCTGAACCATATTGATCTGGAGGTGTCCAAGGGGGAGGTGGTCGTCATTCTCGGTCCCAGCGGCTCCGGCAAAACAACCCTGCTGCGCTGCGTGAATGTTCTGGAGAAGCCCAGCAGCGGCGAAATCTCCATCGGGGACTTCAAGCTGGACTTCCGGCACGCCCGTAAGAAGGATATCCACCAGCTCCGGCAAAAGACCGCTATGGTCTTCCAGCAGTATAATCTGTTCCGGCACAAAACCGCGCTGGAGAATGTGATGGAAGGCCTGCTGATCGTCAAGAAGCTGCCGAAGGAGGCAGCGAGAGAGAAGAGCATCGCCCTGCTGGAGAAGGTGGGACTCGGTGCGAAGCTGGATGCCTATCCGAGCCAGCTCTCCGGCGGCCAGCAGCAGCGGGTCGGGATTGCCCGGGCGCTTGCCCTGGAGCCGGAGGTCATTCTCTTCGATGAACCGACCTCAGCACTTGACCCGGAGCTGGTAGGTGAAGTGCTTGCGGTAATCCGCAAGATCGCCAAGGAAGGCATCACGATGATTGTGGTGACCCATGAAATGGGATTCGCCCACGATGTGGCGAATCATGTGGTGTTCATGGACGGCGGAGTGATCGTCGAGGAGGGCACGCCCACGGAGGTATTCAACCATCCGCGTGAAGAACGAACGAAGCAGTTCCTGAAGCGGATTACGCCGGAGCTGAACTATTCCATCTAG
- a CDS encoding amino acid ABC transporter permease, whose translation MGAPFDLGFVFSFLPKLLTTLSTTLLIVACSLLAGMIVGFIIALPRLYKVPVLKTCAGVYISFFRGTPILIQLFLFYYGLPEVLKLVNLDMTRTPVLVFVILTYGLHTGAFISEMIRASVIAVDKGQVEAAYATGMTSYQAFTRIVLPQALGIAIPVFSNLVIALLKDTSLAFTLGVMEMTGKAQTLGSATQHFIETYIALALIYLVISLCIERLLLVAEKRLLRHEAQDSPAKKRFTLQRKASYRTIVADMGAGKGGGTL comes from the coding sequence ATGGGTGCACCGTTTGATCTAGGTTTTGTCTTCTCGTTCCTGCCCAAGCTGCTGACTACGCTGAGCACCACACTGCTAATCGTAGCCTGCTCGCTGCTCGCAGGGATGATTGTCGGATTTATCATTGCGCTTCCCCGCCTATATAAGGTGCCGGTCCTGAAGACCTGCGCTGGGGTGTACATTTCCTTTTTCAGAGGGACGCCGATTCTGATTCAATTATTCCTGTTCTATTACGGTCTGCCTGAGGTGCTGAAGCTGGTGAATCTGGATATGACGCGGACTCCGGTGCTGGTGTTCGTAATTCTGACCTACGGTCTGCATACCGGGGCCTTCATATCGGAGATGATCCGCGCTTCAGTTATAGCAGTAGATAAAGGCCAGGTGGAAGCGGCTTACGCTACGGGGATGACCTCTTATCAGGCTTTTACCCGTATTGTGCTGCCGCAGGCGCTGGGAATTGCGATTCCCGTCTTCTCGAACCTGGTCATAGCGCTGCTGAAGGATACTTCGCTGGCGTTCACGCTTGGGGTGATGGAGATGACGGGCAAGGCTCAGACCCTGGGCAGCGCGACCCAGCATTTCATTGAGACTTATATTGCGCTTGCCCTTATCTATCTTGTGATCAGTTTGTGTATTGAGAGGCTGCTGCTGGTTGCGGAGAAACGTCTGCTCAGGCATGAAGCCCAGGACAGCCCGGCCAAGAAGCGGTTCACTCTGCAGCGAAAAGCGTCTTACCGCACAATCGTCGCGGATATGGGAGCGGGTAAAGGAGGCGGTACGTTATGA
- the solA gene encoding N-methyl-L-tryptophan oxidase: MAEHSDYDVIIVGAGSMGMSAGYHLARRGVKTLLIDAFDPPHTEGSHHGDTRLIRHAYSGDPAYIDLALRAQVLWEEAEAESGLELLAPSGVLNLADSRFYSFAGRHKEARKRKVRAEQMDAAEIRRRWPALTLPEAFEAMYEPDAGYLYSERCITAYRQLALAHGAELLTNTPVLKVTARAGSVTVHTKQGDYHGAAAILSAGAWFSSLSPFVSLPIRAVRKVVGWFGSTPDFDAGRFPGFTLGSEEGGFYGFPGIGGEGLKIGRHDTGEEWKPGEPLAPFGSRESDEGDLRRVLEAYMPGAAGKLLKGSVCKYEHTPDEDFIIDRHPAHSHVLLAGGFSGHGFKFSSAVGEILADLAMQGHTRQNIAPFALSRFSAGLEQQPSKLTMEGQ, translated from the coding sequence ATAGCGGAGCATTCTGATTATGATGTCATTATTGTCGGCGCAGGCTCTATGGGGATGAGCGCAGGTTATCATCTGGCCCGGCGCGGGGTGAAGACACTGTTGATCGATGCCTTCGATCCGCCGCATACGGAAGGAAGCCATCACGGGGATACCCGGCTGATCCGGCATGCCTATAGCGGCGATCCGGCCTATATTGACCTGGCGCTCCGTGCCCAGGTGCTGTGGGAAGAGGCGGAGGCAGAGAGCGGCCTGGAGCTGCTAGCTCCGTCCGGCGTGCTCAATCTGGCAGACAGCAGGTTCTATTCCTTCGCCGGACGCCATAAGGAGGCGCGGAAACGGAAGGTCCGGGCGGAGCAGATGGATGCGGCGGAGATCCGCCGCCGCTGGCCGGCCCTGACCCTTCCGGAAGCATTTGAGGCCATGTATGAGCCCGATGCCGGTTATCTCTACAGTGAGCGGTGCATTACAGCCTACCGGCAGCTTGCGCTTGCTCATGGTGCGGAGCTGCTGACGAATACACCTGTGCTGAAGGTGACGGCCCGTGCAGGGAGTGTCACAGTCCATACGAAGCAGGGAGATTACCATGGAGCCGCTGCTATTCTCAGCGCCGGTGCCTGGTTCAGCTCATTGTCGCCCTTCGTCAGCCTGCCCATTAGAGCCGTACGCAAGGTAGTAGGCTGGTTCGGGAGTACGCCTGACTTCGATGCCGGGAGATTCCCCGGGTTCACACTTGGTTCTGAGGAAGGCGGGTTCTACGGCTTCCCCGGCATCGGCGGGGAAGGGCTGAAGATCGGCCGCCACGACACGGGCGAAGAGTGGAAGCCGGGTGAACCGCTGGCCCCTTTCGGCAGCCGGGAGAGTGATGAAGGCGACCTGCGCCGCGTGCTCGAAGCTTATATGCCCGGCGCTGCCGGGAAGCTGCTTAAGGGTTCTGTCTGCAAATATGAGCATACACCGGATGAGGATTTCATCATCGACCGCCATCCGGCACACAGCCATGTGCTGTTGGCCGGAGGCTTCTCGGGCCATGGCTTCAAATTCTCCAGCGCGGTCGGAGAGATTCTTGCGGATCTGGCTATGCAGGGACATACCCGGCAGAATATAGCTCCGTTTGCGTTGTCGCGCTTCTCGGCCGGACTTGAACAGCAACCATCAAAACTAACAATGGAGGGACAATAA
- a CDS encoding PspA/IM30 family protein, whose product MSIFQRITTLTKAAIHEGLNKLEDPILLTGQYLRDLEDKIANAEGKQRELKAAASVLERRIYEYKVLAERSEAEAVQFMSEGNEPAARLAVMAKLRYTESEQECTAGLKETQATLASLEVQLNSVKEEHTRLKAKRAELAERARKAAEIKQAAQAYSTASPAGYPGQVLNNGTASRGFERMEDKIAMQEAMAEQAGLAAAAPDSSMNSAVEAELERLRNRK is encoded by the coding sequence ATGAGCATATTCCAAAGAATCACTACACTAACCAAGGCTGCTATTCATGAAGGACTGAACAAACTGGAAGATCCGATCCTGCTAACCGGTCAATACCTGCGGGACCTGGAGGACAAGATTGCTAATGCCGAAGGCAAACAGCGTGAACTCAAGGCAGCAGCCAGTGTGCTGGAGCGCCGGATCTATGAATACAAAGTGCTCGCAGAGCGCAGTGAAGCGGAAGCAGTCCAGTTCATGAGCGAGGGCAATGAACCTGCTGCCCGCTTGGCGGTAATGGCTAAGCTCCGCTACACGGAGAGCGAACAGGAATGCACCGCCGGGCTAAAAGAGACTCAGGCTACACTGGCCTCCCTTGAAGTACAGCTTAACAGTGTTAAGGAAGAACATACACGCCTCAAAGCCAAAAGAGCCGAACTGGCCGAACGTGCCCGCAAGGCCGCAGAGATCAAGCAAGCAGCCCAGGCTTACAGCACCGCTTCTCCGGCAGGCTATCCAGGCCAGGTGCTGAACAACGGCACAGCCTCACGCGGATTCGAACGGATGGAGGACAAAATCGCTATGCAGGAAGCAATGGCCGAGCAAGCCGGGCTGGCCGCAGCCGCTCCTGACTCTTCCATGAACAGCGCGGTGGAAGCCGAGCTGGAACGCCTCCGTAACCGGAAGTAA
- a CDS encoding LLM class flavin-dependent oxidoreductase: MTKSRQLKLGALLHGVGGSTSMWRHPDAKPDASVNFELYKEWVRKAEEGKLDLIFIADGLFINEKSIPHFLNRFEPLTILSALAAVSSRIGLVGTLSTSYSEPFTVARQFGSLDVISGGRAGWNVVTSPLEGSALNYSKKEHPDHGKRYRIAAEYLEVARGLWDSWEDDAFVRNKETGVFFDKDKLHTLGHQGEFFSVKGPLNIARSKQGQPVIFQAGSSEVGKDYASGVADAIFTGHDTLESAQEFYKDVKSRVASFGRNPDEVLIFPGIAPILGATPEEAERKYQEVAGLVTVENALNYLGRFFEHHDFSQYPLDEPFPDLGDLGRNSFQSGTDKIKKDAKEQGLTLRQVALQSATPRSSFIGTPEQVADQLQAWFEGGAADGFMLAAAVPHGLEEFVDQVVPILQERGLFRTEYESDTLRGNLGLPIPQNRYTKATEPAGQV; the protein is encoded by the coding sequence ATGACGAAATCAAGACAGTTGAAGCTGGGGGCTTTATTGCACGGAGTGGGAGGAAGCACCTCCATGTGGCGCCATCCTGATGCGAAGCCCGATGCCAGTGTGAACTTTGAGCTATACAAGGAGTGGGTCCGCAAGGCGGAGGAAGGCAAGCTGGACCTGATCTTCATTGCCGACGGTCTGTTCATCAATGAGAAGTCTATCCCTCATTTCCTGAACCGCTTCGAGCCGCTGACCATTCTTAGTGCATTGGCGGCAGTCAGCAGCCGGATTGGTCTGGTCGGGACCCTGTCCACCTCTTACAGTGAACCGTTCACGGTAGCCCGGCAATTCGGCTCGCTCGATGTGATTAGCGGCGGACGGGCCGGCTGGAATGTGGTGACTTCACCGCTCGAAGGCTCTGCACTGAATTACAGCAAGAAGGAGCATCCCGATCATGGCAAGCGCTACCGCATTGCCGCCGAATATCTGGAGGTGGCACGCGGGCTGTGGGATTCCTGGGAGGATGATGCTTTTGTACGGAACAAGGAGACAGGCGTCTTCTTCGATAAAGATAAGCTGCATACGCTCGGTCACCAGGGGGAATTCTTCTCGGTAAAGGGACCGCTCAATATCGCCCGCTCGAAGCAGGGACAGCCGGTGATTTTCCAGGCAGGCTCCTCGGAGGTCGGCAAGGATTATGCCTCAGGCGTGGCAGATGCCATCTTCACCGGACATGATACCCTGGAATCGGCGCAGGAATTCTATAAGGATGTGAAAAGCCGGGTAGCCTCGTTCGGACGCAACCCCGATGAAGTGTTAATCTTCCCGGGGATAGCACCGATTCTCGGGGCCACCCCGGAGGAGGCGGAGCGCAAATACCAGGAGGTTGCCGGACTGGTAACGGTCGAGAATGCGCTGAACTATCTGGGCCGGTTCTTCGAGCATCATGACTTCTCGCAGTATCCGCTGGATGAGCCGTTCCCGGATCTGGGCGATCTGGGCCGGAACAGCTTCCAGAGCGGAACGGACAAAATCAAGAAGGATGCCAAAGAGCAGGGCTTAACCCTGCGGCAGGTTGCCTTGCAGTCGGCTACGCCCCGCAGCAGCTTCATCGGTACACCCGAGCAGGTGGCCGATCAGCTGCAGGCCTGGTTTGAGGGCGGGGCCGCCGACGGCTTCATGCTGGCCGCAGCCGTACCGCACGGCTTGGAGGAATTTGTTGATCAGGTGGTTCCGATTCTGCAAGAGCGCGGGCTGTTCCGCACCGAATACGAAAGCGATACCCTGCGGGGGAATCTCGGCTTGCCTATTCCGCAGAACCGCTACACCAAGGCCACTGAACCGGCCGGGCAGGTGTGA
- a CDS encoding transporter substrate-binding domain-containing protein has protein sequence MNKTISFASTLVLTLLIAGCGNNNSVSSGKAAEAAPQNSAKSTAAAADPAKVTKIIVGTGTAFPNVCFIDENGKLTGFDVELLKEIDNRLPEYEFEFQTMDFSNLLLSLETKKIDLVAHVMEKNPEREQKYAFNKEAYAHWRNRIVVAKGNTSIQTLDDLKGKKVLTGATSAQAQILENYNKEHGADSIKIVYQNGAANDTVSQIDSGRVDATLAADFVLPIIDPQSKLQAVGPELSSADILYVLRKDDAPSQKLSEAIDGVVKELKTDGTLGKISTQWLGADVTTSSVQ, from the coding sequence ATGAACAAGACAATATCGTTCGCATCCACACTGGTACTAACGCTGCTGATCGCTGGCTGCGGCAATAATAATAGCGTAAGTAGCGGCAAGGCCGCAGAGGCCGCCCCTCAGAATAGTGCGAAGTCCACGGCTGCAGCCGCCGATCCGGCTAAGGTGACCAAGATTATAGTCGGCACCGGGACAGCTTTTCCCAACGTCTGCTTCATTGATGAGAACGGCAAGCTGACCGGGTTCGATGTGGAGCTGCTGAAGGAGATTGACAATCGCCTGCCGGAGTATGAGTTCGAATTCCAGACGATGGATTTCAGCAATCTGCTGCTGAGTCTGGAGACGAAGAAGATTGACCTGGTAGCCCATGTCATGGAGAAGAACCCAGAGCGGGAGCAGAAGTACGCTTTTAACAAGGAAGCTTATGCCCACTGGAGAAACCGCATCGTTGTAGCCAAAGGGAATACCTCAATCCAGACACTGGACGATCTGAAGGGGAAGAAGGTACTGACCGGCGCCACCAGCGCGCAAGCGCAAATTCTTGAGAACTATAACAAGGAGCACGGTGCGGATTCGATCAAAATTGTCTATCAGAACGGTGCCGCCAACGATACGGTCAGCCAGATTGATTCAGGCCGGGTAGATGCTACCCTTGCTGCGGATTTCGTATTGCCGATCATCGACCCGCAGAGCAAGCTGCAGGCGGTGGGTCCCGAGCTGTCCTCTGCTGATATTCTGTATGTGCTGCGCAAGGATGATGCCCCTTCACAGAAGCTGTCGGAGGCCATTGACGGAGTGGTCAAGGAACTGAAGACAGACGGCACGCTTGGCAAAATAAGCACACAGTGGCTGGGGGCGGACGTCACTACCTCATCAGTTCAATAA
- a CDS encoding PspC domain-containing protein has product MTKKLTRSLTDKKLTGLCGGLARYFNVDATLVRLIVAAAAFFSFGTAILLYIIGSLIIPQESYGGFDDSFNNY; this is encoded by the coding sequence ATGACAAAAAAATTAACCCGCTCCTTAACGGACAAGAAACTCACCGGCTTATGCGGAGGATTGGCACGCTATTTCAATGTTGATGCGACCCTGGTAAGATTGATTGTTGCTGCTGCCGCCTTTTTCAGCTTCGGTACAGCCATCCTGCTCTACATCATCGGCAGTCTCATTATCCCACAAGAATCTTACGGCGGATTCGATGACAGCTTCAACAACTACTAA
- a CDS encoding amino acid ABC transporter permease, which produces MKLDPSFIWTAFLQILGAIPTTLYITVVSVLAGFVIGTVVALTRIYRVPGLYPLAVGYVTFIRGTPMLTHLLLIYFGLPMIIDGLAAQFGWSFRSVSIPMIGFAYISFSITAGAYMSEVVRSGLLAVDRGQLEAAHSIGMSTPQALRRIVFPQALAASLPNLSNSVIGMLHGSTLAFTVSVVDINAQAQIVASTNWKFFEAYLAAALIFWGLTFLIERATALIEKRINLYNRGGVA; this is translated from the coding sequence ATGAAGCTGGACCCATCGTTTATCTGGACGGCGTTTCTGCAAATTCTGGGAGCCATTCCTACGACGCTGTATATCACGGTTGTGTCCGTGTTGGCAGGCTTCGTGATTGGTACGGTCGTGGCTCTGACCCGGATTTATAGAGTCCCCGGGCTGTATCCGCTGGCCGTAGGGTATGTCACATTCATCCGCGGCACCCCGATGCTGACGCATCTGCTGCTGATTTATTTCGGGCTGCCGATGATCATCGACGGGCTGGCTGCACAGTTCGGCTGGAGCTTCCGCTCGGTATCGATCCCGATGATCGGCTTTGCCTATATCTCCTTCTCCATTACGGCAGGGGCCTATATGTCCGAGGTGGTGCGTTCCGGTCTGCTGGCGGTGGACCGCGGTCAGCTCGAAGCAGCCCATTCCATCGGAATGAGCACGCCCCAGGCGCTGCGGCGGATTGTGTTCCCCCAGGCGCTGGCGGCGAGCCTGCCCAATCTGTCGAATTCCGTGATCGGGATGCTGCACGGGTCTACGCTGGCTTTTACCGTATCGGTGGTGGACATCAATGCCCAGGCGCAGATTGTCGCTTCAACCAACTGGAAGTTCTTCGAGGCTTACCTGGCGGCGGCGCTGATCTTCTGGGGACTGACGTTCCTGATTGAGCGGGCAACAGCCCTGATCGAGAAACGGATTAATCTATATAACCGGGGGGGAGTCGCATGA
- a CDS encoding DinB family protein, whose amino-acid sequence MSSVSVELDSYLNTHGQLVQAVEGLSEEQLRWKAEPSSWSVTEVLAHLADHSIVVSFRIRDILADTKVQLPAFQQDAWVSGQHSNQGKAADSLELFRSLLHYNSLLLGRLSPAEWEKSGINFKGEPVRITDIVRSFTAHVQNHLAQIERVKRGAQAGQANQANQANQANLANQVSQQAAL is encoded by the coding sequence ATGAGCAGTGTGAGTGTGGAGCTAGACAGTTACTTGAATACACATGGGCAATTGGTCCAGGCGGTGGAAGGCTTATCCGAAGAGCAGCTGAGGTGGAAGGCGGAGCCGTCAAGCTGGAGCGTGACCGAGGTGCTGGCCCATTTGGCGGATCACAGCATTGTGGTCTCCTTCCGTATCCGTGATATTCTGGCGGATACGAAGGTTCAGCTCCCTGCATTCCAGCAGGATGCGTGGGTCAGTGGACAGCATAGTAATCAGGGGAAGGCCGCAGACAGCCTGGAGCTGTTCCGCAGCCTGTTGCATTACAACAGTCTGCTGCTGGGAAGGCTGAGCCCCGCAGAATGGGAGAAAAGCGGGATTAACTTCAAAGGCGAGCCGGTTCGGATTACCGATATTGTCCGCAGCTTCACCGCTCATGTGCAGAATCATCTGGCCCAGATTGAACGGGTGAAGCGGGGAGCTCAGGCTGGTCAAGCGAATCAAGCGAATCAAGCGAATCAAGCGAATCTAGCGAATCAAGTATCGCAGCAAGCGGCTCTGTAG